In Nocardioides faecalis, the following proteins share a genomic window:
- a CDS encoding MMPL family transporter, with amino-acid sequence MLERWAAVLVRRAVAVLLIGLGLAAAAGVAGIGLEDRLATGGFDDPGSEAVAELDIERATFGNRSVDAVVIFTSDTLPADDPAFRSEVEEALAAAPRDSVVSVLTWYDTDDPGMLSKDRRATLAYISLAGTSQDEFGDSFARFRPAVEDAAAETSLDVELAGQYAVYSDVTEQTKTDLLRAELVSLPVVLLLSLIIFRSVVAALMPLLVGVVAVLGARAAVSGLNELVEVSIFAPNVVTLLGLGLAIDYALFVVSRFREEIAATPEEVGAAMVRTMATAGRTVAFSALTVAAAMSSLLVFPQTFLKSLGYGGIAAVLVAMVGALTVLPAALVLLGTRIDALQVPFLRRSGAVESDDGAWARLARGVMRRPVVVALGVVVLLLVVASPFLGVKWGSVDYRVLPADTPSYVASERLNTEFGPERSTANVIVTGADEADLAAYTARVEREVAAVTDVRPVAAEGDVSLVRVSWEGNSQSEDSQQVVTALRAVAAPEGGEALVGGMTANTVDLVDSIGDHLPLMGLIVVSVMLVLLFIAFGSVVLPLKAVLMNAFSLTASFGVVAWIFSDGHLHELLHFTPQGFVDITQPIVMLAVLFGLSMDYEVFLLSRVREQWDAGAALADPGARNDLAVQTGVQKTGRIITSAALLLAVVIGAFGLSGVVFMKMMGIGMLVAILIDATVVRALLVPATMKLLGSWNWWAPAPLARWWQRHGFRETGDAGPPPAGAIRDPSLTGAVGE; translated from the coding sequence ATGCTCGAGCGTTGGGCCGCCGTGCTCGTACGACGCGCGGTCGCCGTCCTGCTGATCGGGCTCGGCCTGGCCGCAGCCGCCGGCGTCGCCGGCATCGGCCTGGAGGACCGGCTCGCCACGGGCGGGTTCGACGACCCCGGCAGCGAGGCCGTCGCCGAGCTCGACATCGAGCGGGCCACCTTCGGCAACCGCTCCGTCGACGCCGTCGTCATCTTCACCAGCGACACGCTGCCCGCCGACGACCCCGCCTTCCGCAGCGAGGTCGAGGAGGCGCTGGCCGCCGCCCCGCGCGACAGCGTCGTCTCGGTGCTCACCTGGTACGACACCGACGACCCCGGCATGCTCAGCAAGGACCGGCGCGCCACGCTCGCCTACATCTCGCTCGCCGGCACCTCCCAGGACGAGTTCGGCGACTCCTTCGCCCGGTTCCGCCCCGCCGTCGAGGACGCCGCCGCCGAGACCTCCCTCGACGTCGAGCTCGCCGGGCAGTACGCCGTCTACAGCGACGTCACCGAGCAGACCAAGACCGACCTGCTGCGCGCCGAGCTCGTCTCCCTGCCGGTGGTGCTGCTGCTCTCGCTGATCATCTTCCGCAGCGTCGTCGCCGCGCTGATGCCGCTCCTGGTCGGTGTCGTCGCCGTGCTCGGCGCCCGGGCGGCCGTCTCCGGGCTCAACGAGCTCGTCGAGGTCTCCATCTTCGCGCCCAACGTCGTCACCCTGCTCGGGCTCGGGCTGGCCATCGACTACGCGCTGTTCGTGGTCTCCCGCTTCCGCGAGGAGATCGCCGCCACCCCGGAGGAGGTCGGCGCGGCGATGGTGCGCACGATGGCCACCGCCGGGCGCACGGTCGCGTTCTCCGCCCTCACCGTGGCGGCCGCGATGAGCTCGCTGCTGGTCTTCCCGCAGACGTTCCTGAAGTCGCTGGGCTACGGCGGCATCGCGGCGGTGCTCGTGGCGATGGTCGGCGCGCTCACCGTGCTCCCGGCCGCGCTCGTGCTGCTGGGCACCCGGATCGACGCGCTGCAGGTGCCGTTCCTGCGGCGCTCCGGCGCCGTGGAGTCCGACGACGGCGCGTGGGCCCGGCTGGCGCGCGGCGTGATGCGCCGCCCGGTCGTCGTCGCGCTCGGCGTGGTCGTGCTGCTGCTCGTGGTCGCCTCCCCGTTCCTGGGGGTGAAGTGGGGCAGCGTCGACTACCGGGTGCTGCCCGCCGACACCCCCTCCTACGTCGCCTCCGAGCGCCTCAACACCGAGTTCGGTCCCGAGCGCTCCACCGCCAACGTGATCGTCACCGGCGCCGACGAGGCCGACCTCGCGGCCTACACCGCACGGGTGGAGCGGGAGGTCGCGGCCGTCACCGACGTGCGGCCCGTGGCCGCCGAGGGTGACGTCTCGTTGGTCCGGGTGAGCTGGGAGGGCAACAGCCAGTCCGAGGACTCCCAGCAGGTCGTCACCGCACTGCGCGCCGTGGCCGCACCTGAGGGCGGCGAGGCGCTGGTCGGCGGGATGACCGCCAACACCGTCGACCTCGTCGACTCCATCGGCGACCACCTGCCGCTGATGGGGCTGATCGTGGTCTCGGTGATGCTGGTGCTGCTCTTCATCGCCTTCGGGTCGGTGGTGCTGCCGCTCAAGGCCGTGCTGATGAACGCCTTCTCGCTGACCGCCTCCTTCGGCGTCGTGGCGTGGATCTTCAGCGACGGCCACCTGCACGAGCTGCTGCACTTCACCCCGCAGGGGTTCGTCGACATCACGCAGCCGATCGTGATGCTCGCGGTGCTCTTCGGGCTGTCCATGGACTACGAGGTCTTCCTGCTCTCCCGCGTCCGCGAGCAGTGGGACGCCGGTGCCGCCCTGGCCGACCCGGGCGCCCGCAACGACCTCGCCGTGCAGACCGGGGTGCAGAAGACCGGCCGGATCATCACCAGCGCCGCGCTGCTGCTCGCCGTGGTGATCGGCGCCTTCGGCCTCTCCGGGGTGGTGTTCATGAAGATGATGGGCATCGGGATGCTGGTGGCGATCCTCATCGACGCCACCGTCGTGCGCGCCCTGCTGGTGCCGGCCACCATGAAGCTGCTCGGGTCGTGGAACTGGTGGGCCCCCGCCCCGCTGGCGCGCTGGTGGCAGCGGCACGGGTTCCGCGAGACCGGCGACGCAGGGCCCCCGCCGGCGGGCGCGATCCGAGACCCGTCGCTGACCGGGGCGGTCGGGGAGTAG
- a CDS encoding TetR/AcrR family transcriptional regulator: MRNLRVPLTRRERHREATYAEIVEVSAALLDEGADLSLRAVAARMGLTAPALYRYVASYQDLVDLVAFELDRAATAEWAAAAERYDAEDPAARLTVSCVRFRNWALAKPRRFALVFANPVALEHTERRDLHTLSTSGHHFTDLLWQIQQRTHFAYPTLDELDPVVREAVLDPLIPARTEQIPAEQRGLLWVYMRAWSSLYGVVALESTGHCDPRVIASGHLFRATLLDWLPRLGLSDERDRLVAILDEELAAG; encoded by the coding sequence GTGCGGAACCTTCGCGTCCCCCTCACCCGTCGCGAGCGCCACCGCGAGGCGACGTACGCCGAGATCGTCGAGGTCTCCGCCGCCCTGCTCGACGAGGGGGCGGACCTGTCGTTGCGCGCGGTGGCCGCCCGGATGGGGCTGACCGCGCCGGCGCTGTACCGCTACGTGGCCAGCTACCAGGACCTCGTCGACCTGGTCGCCTTCGAGCTCGACCGCGCCGCCACCGCCGAGTGGGCGGCCGCCGCCGAGCGGTACGACGCCGAGGACCCCGCCGCGCGGCTCACCGTCAGCTGCGTGCGGTTCCGCAACTGGGCGCTGGCCAAGCCGCGCCGCTTCGCCCTCGTCTTCGCCAACCCCGTCGCCCTCGAGCACACCGAGCGCCGCGACCTGCACACCCTGTCCACCTCCGGGCACCACTTCACCGACCTGCTCTGGCAGATCCAGCAGCGCACCCACTTCGCCTACCCGACCCTCGACGAGCTGGACCCGGTCGTCCGCGAGGCCGTGCTGGACCCGCTCATCCCCGCCCGCACCGAGCAGATACCGGCCGAGCAACGCGGCCTGCTGTGGGTCTACATGCGCGCCTGGTCCTCGCTGTACGGCGTGGTGGCGCTGGAGTCGACCGGGCACTGCGACCCCCGGGTGATCGCGTCCGGCCACCTGTTCCGGGCGACCCTGCTGGACTGGCTGCCCCGGCTCGGCCTCAGCGACGAGCGCGACCGGCTGGTCGCGATCCTCGACGAGGAGCTGGCTGCGGGCTGA
- a CDS encoding hemerythrin domain-containing protein — protein MTSTPPGGETAAPLLLPGQAAAPAGPCDMSGMHLMHHGFRRDLDDFIAAATHTPPGERATWAAISQRWERFAHLLHEHHDVEDRVLWPLLTERVTAAGDTAGAGVLEAMEAEHALIDPLLGQVRDQLDRILVGDEQAKERARTALVDVLARTREVLDDHLAHEERDAVALVQRHVAGEEWEALERKEFRGRPSMSELRFQLPWMVHEVPDEVVRPLVKASGAPFAVLLRLSRRGFARQQRAAFRYVP, from the coding sequence ATGACCAGCACACCTCCGGGCGGCGAGACGGCCGCCCCTCTTCTGCTGCCCGGCCAGGCCGCGGCACCCGCCGGGCCCTGCGACATGAGCGGCATGCACCTGATGCACCACGGTTTCCGCCGCGACCTCGACGACTTCATCGCCGCCGCCACCCACACCCCGCCCGGCGAGCGGGCCACCTGGGCCGCGATCTCGCAGCGCTGGGAGCGCTTCGCCCACCTGCTGCACGAGCACCACGACGTGGAGGACCGCGTGCTGTGGCCGCTGCTCACCGAGCGGGTCACCGCCGCCGGTGACACCGCCGGGGCCGGCGTCCTCGAGGCGATGGAGGCCGAGCACGCGCTCATCGACCCGTTGCTCGGGCAGGTGCGCGACCAGCTCGACCGCATCCTCGTCGGCGACGAGCAGGCGAAGGAGCGGGCGCGCACGGCACTGGTCGACGTCCTCGCCCGCACCCGTGAGGTGCTCGACGACCACCTCGCCCACGAGGAGCGCGACGCCGTCGCGCTGGTGCAGCGCCACGTCGCCGGGGAGGAGTGGGAGGCCCTGGAGCGCAAGGAGTTCCGCGGTCGGCCCAGCATGTCCGAGCTGCGGTTCCAGCTGCCCTGGATGGTGCACGAGGTGCCCGACGAGGTGGTCCGGCCGCTGGTCAAGGCCAGCGGTGCGCCGTTCGCCGTCCTGCTGCGCCTGTCCCGCCGTGGTTTCGCCCGCCAGCAGCGGGCCGCGTTCCGGTACGTGCCCTGA
- the cobB gene encoding Sir2 family NAD+-dependent deacetylase: MPQIVVLTGAGISAESGVPTFRDADGLWEGHHVDDVATPEGFDRDRGTVQRFYDERRAALRQVEPNAAHRALAELEETVGDALLVITQNIDDLHERAGSRNVVHMHGELLKARCRACGSVHVWQDTLYDEPDCPGCGVADLRPDVVWFGEVPYEMDRISAALAEASHFVSIGTSGAVYPAAGFVQHARRHGAHTLELNLERSEGSHFFHEARQGRAGELVPAWAREILWA; the protein is encoded by the coding sequence GTGCCCCAGATCGTCGTGCTCACCGGTGCCGGTATCTCCGCGGAGAGCGGGGTGCCGACGTTCCGGGACGCCGACGGGCTCTGGGAGGGCCACCACGTCGACGACGTCGCCACCCCCGAGGGCTTCGACCGGGACCGCGGCACCGTGCAGCGCTTCTACGACGAGCGCCGCGCCGCGCTGCGCCAGGTGGAGCCCAACGCCGCGCACCGGGCGCTGGCCGAGCTCGAGGAGACCGTCGGCGACGCGCTGCTCGTGATCACCCAGAACATCGACGACCTGCACGAGCGCGCCGGCTCCCGCAACGTCGTGCACATGCACGGCGAGCTGCTCAAGGCGCGCTGCCGTGCCTGCGGGTCGGTGCACGTCTGGCAGGACACCCTGTACGACGAGCCCGACTGCCCCGGGTGCGGCGTGGCGGACCTGCGCCCCGACGTGGTGTGGTTCGGCGAGGTGCCCTACGAGATGGACCGGATCAGCGCCGCGCTCGCCGAGGCCAGCCACTTCGTCTCCATCGGCACCTCCGGTGCGGTGTACCCGGCGGCCGGCTTCGTGCAGCACGCCCGCCGGCACGGGGCGCACACCCTGGAGCTCAACCTGGAGAGGTCCGAGGGCAGCCACTTCTTCCACGAAGCACGCCAGGGCCGGGCGGGCGAGCTGGTGCCGGCCTGGGCCCGCGAGATCCTCTGGGCCTGA
- a CDS encoding 3-carboxyethylcatechol 2,3-dioxygenase — MSIALVTMSHSPLLDYNDPAPEVKAEVDAAFATACDFVADFDPTLVVSFAPDHYNGFFYDLMPPFCIGYEALGVGDYGTAEGPLDVPTELAERMAEWVAERDLDVAISRRMEIDHGAVQPLEILFGGIDAVPTIPVFVNGVAKPFVKMARVRRLGEVIGSFLATLDDERVLVVGSGGLSHDPPVPQWATATEPQRALLLNGRHPTAAARDARQQRVIDAGRAFAADSTATSMRDLNPEWDTALMDVLASGDLSPIDAMDPAQMAVDAGNSAHEVRTWVAAFAALGAAGPYTVRSRYYRPIREYIAGFGVMTAR, encoded by the coding sequence ATGAGCATCGCGTTGGTGACCATGTCCCACAGCCCGCTGCTGGACTACAACGACCCCGCACCGGAGGTGAAGGCCGAGGTCGACGCCGCGTTCGCCACGGCCTGCGACTTCGTGGCGGACTTCGACCCCACCCTGGTCGTCTCGTTCGCCCCCGACCACTACAACGGCTTCTTCTACGACCTGATGCCGCCGTTCTGCATCGGCTACGAGGCGCTGGGGGTCGGCGACTACGGCACCGCCGAGGGCCCGCTCGACGTGCCCACCGAGCTTGCCGAGCGGATGGCGGAGTGGGTCGCCGAGCGCGACCTCGACGTGGCCATCTCGCGACGGATGGAGATCGACCACGGCGCGGTCCAGCCGCTGGAGATCCTCTTCGGCGGCATCGATGCCGTGCCCACCATCCCGGTGTTCGTCAACGGCGTGGCCAAGCCGTTCGTGAAGATGGCGCGGGTGCGCCGCCTCGGTGAGGTGATCGGCTCCTTCCTCGCCACGCTGGACGACGAGCGGGTACTGGTCGTGGGCTCCGGCGGGCTCTCCCACGACCCGCCGGTGCCGCAGTGGGCCACGGCCACCGAGCCGCAGCGGGCGCTGCTGCTCAACGGCCGGCACCCCACCGCGGCCGCGCGCGACGCCCGGCAGCAGCGGGTGATCGACGCGGGCCGCGCGTTCGCCGCCGACTCCACCGCGACCTCCATGCGCGACCTCAACCCCGAGTGGGACACCGCGCTCATGGACGTGCTCGCCTCCGGCGACCTCTCGCCCATCGACGCCATGGACCCCGCCCAGATGGCCGTCGACGCCGGCAACTCCGCCCACGAGGTCCGCACCTGGGTGGCTGCCTTCGCCGCGCTCGGTGCCGCCGGGCCGTACACGGTGCGCTCGCGCTACTACCGCCCGATCCGGGAGTACATCGCGGGCTTCGGGGTGATGACCGCCCGCTGA
- a CDS encoding bifunctional 3-(3-hydroxy-phenyl)propionate/3-hydroxycinnamic acid hydroxylase encodes MKSPDVDVLIIGAGPVGLTLANLLGARGRSALVLEQRATLIDYPRGVGLDDESIRTLATAGLWERIERYTVPQHVVRFVNGKGQVLATNDPQTREFGYVRKHGFIQPLVDQELAAGLDRFAGTELRFGHRVAGLTEHADGVDVTVEVLDADEQVVGTEVLTASYVVGAEGGRSFTRNWLGEHHGVEFEGKSPSTRWLVVDVENDPIGTPSVYLGADPRRPYVSIGLPLGIRRWEFMLFDDEPTELVDTPEFRAELLAPHVPDPAAVSIINQRVFTHHGRVATSFRKGRVMLAGDAAHLMPVWLGQGWNSGIRDATNLAWKLTAVLRGEASEDLLDTYTSERHGHVAAMIDVNMAAGSIMKCGPVKGWLRDRAATALNVVPSVKAYFSELRFKPMPRYDTGVVVDQATLTPGRSDVSFKPGALKSGALKPGKGLRRRSAAATALHPFTDSAGAASPVGLQFIQPRVSTASANDVLLDEATGDWWTLAAWGNDPARLLSDEDLALVERLGIRLVAFYPETQRAWAEERFAGSPTTVIGDTTGALKDWFDTRACGFVVLRPDRFVAAASLAQQASQAFRATLTAASYDVAERAAVAGVLAADIEPTVAAAHTELAGLTEEVPA; translated from the coding sequence ATGAAGAGCCCCGACGTCGACGTCCTGATCATCGGCGCCGGTCCCGTCGGCCTCACCCTCGCCAACCTCCTCGGCGCCCGCGGCCGCTCCGCCCTCGTGCTCGAGCAGCGCGCCACGCTCATCGACTATCCCCGCGGCGTCGGGCTCGACGACGAGTCCATCCGCACCCTGGCCACCGCCGGGCTGTGGGAGCGCATCGAGCGCTACACGGTGCCCCAGCACGTCGTGCGCTTCGTCAACGGCAAGGGCCAGGTGCTCGCCACCAACGACCCGCAGACCCGCGAGTTCGGCTACGTGCGCAAGCACGGCTTCATCCAGCCGCTGGTCGACCAGGAGCTCGCCGCCGGCCTCGACCGCTTCGCCGGCACCGAGCTCCGCTTCGGCCACCGCGTCGCCGGTCTCACCGAGCACGCCGACGGCGTCGACGTCACCGTCGAGGTGCTCGACGCCGACGAGCAGGTCGTCGGCACCGAGGTGCTCACCGCGTCGTACGTCGTCGGCGCGGAGGGGGGACGCTCCTTCACCCGCAACTGGCTCGGCGAGCACCACGGCGTCGAGTTCGAGGGCAAGTCGCCCTCGACCCGCTGGCTGGTCGTGGACGTGGAGAACGACCCGATCGGCACCCCGAGCGTCTACCTCGGCGCCGACCCGCGCCGGCCCTACGTCTCCATCGGCCTGCCGCTGGGCATCCGCCGCTGGGAGTTCATGCTCTTCGACGACGAGCCGACCGAGCTCGTCGACACCCCGGAGTTCCGGGCCGAGCTGCTCGCCCCGCACGTGCCCGACCCGGCCGCGGTGAGCATCATCAACCAGCGCGTCTTCACCCACCACGGCCGCGTCGCGACCTCCTTCCGCAAGGGCCGCGTCATGCTCGCCGGCGACGCCGCGCACCTGATGCCGGTGTGGCTGGGCCAGGGCTGGAACTCCGGGATCCGCGACGCCACCAACCTGGCCTGGAAGCTGACCGCGGTCCTGCGCGGCGAGGCCTCCGAGGACCTCCTCGACACCTACACCTCCGAGCGCCACGGCCACGTCGCCGCGATGATCGACGTCAACATGGCCGCCGGGTCGATCATGAAGTGCGGCCCGGTGAAGGGCTGGCTGCGTGACCGTGCCGCCACCGCCCTCAACGTGGTGCCGTCGGTGAAGGCCTACTTCTCCGAGCTCCGGTTCAAGCCGATGCCGCGCTACGACACCGGGGTCGTCGTCGACCAGGCCACGCTCACCCCCGGTCGCTCCGACGTCTCCTTCAAGCCCGGCGCCCTCAAGTCCGGCGCTCTCAAGCCCGGCAAGGGCCTGCGCCGCAGGTCGGCCGCGGCCACGGCGCTGCACCCGTTCACCGACAGCGCCGGCGCGGCCTCGCCGGTCGGCCTGCAGTTCATCCAGCCGCGGGTCAGCACGGCGAGCGCGAACGACGTCCTGCTCGACGAGGCCACCGGGGACTGGTGGACGCTGGCCGCCTGGGGCAACGACCCGGCCCGGCTGCTGTCGGATGAGGACCTCGCGCTCGTCGAGCGGCTGGGGATCCGGCTGGTCGCGTTCTACCCCGAGACCCAGCGCGCCTGGGCCGAGGAGCGCTTCGCCGGCTCGCCGACCACCGTCATCGGCGACACCACCGGCGCGCTCAAGGACTGGTTCGACACCCGCGCCTGCGGGTTCGTGGTGCTGCGGCCCGACCGGTTCGTCGCCGCGGCCTCGCTGGCCCAGCAGGCCTCCCAGGCATTCCGCGCCACCCTCACCGCGGCGTCGTACGACGTGGCGGAGCGGGCCGCGGTGGCAGGCGTCCTTGCTGCCGACATCGAGCCCACCGTCGCGGCCGCCCACACGGAGCTGGCCGGGCTGACCGAGGAGGTGCCCGCATGA
- a CDS encoding alpha/beta fold hydrolase, giving the protein MTLTKETSAREVDLASGHHLRYYEAGDPAAPTVVLLHGSGPGATGWSNFSGNIGPIAEAGFHVLAPDMPGWGDSSAVATRDMDHDADLVGFLDALGIDKAALVGNSMGAHTAVRFTTLHPERVTHLVTMGASLGRGPASLFVPGGGPSEGLKVLVQAYRDPSPENMRALVEIMTYDNARFATPELAAARSEAALARPDHLQNYVEGLAHGAPIPIKVDRSLLPSITAPTLLIHGRDDRVLHFEVSLNLLANIPDSRLVLLNRCGHWAMIEHAEEFNRLVVDFLAHAGDRA; this is encoded by the coding sequence GTGACCCTGACCAAAGAGACCTCCGCCCGCGAGGTCGACCTCGCCTCCGGCCACCACCTGCGTTACTACGAGGCCGGCGACCCCGCCGCGCCCACCGTGGTGCTGCTGCACGGCTCCGGTCCGGGTGCCACCGGTTGGTCCAACTTCTCCGGCAACATCGGCCCCATCGCCGAGGCCGGCTTCCACGTGCTCGCCCCCGACATGCCCGGGTGGGGCGACTCCTCGGCCGTCGCCACCCGCGACATGGACCACGACGCCGACCTGGTCGGCTTCCTCGACGCGCTCGGCATCGACAAGGCCGCCCTCGTCGGCAACTCGATGGGCGCGCACACCGCCGTCCGGTTCACCACCCTGCACCCCGAGCGGGTCACCCACCTGGTCACGATGGGCGCCTCGCTCGGCCGCGGCCCCGCGTCCCTGTTCGTTCCCGGCGGCGGCCCCAGCGAGGGCCTCAAGGTGCTGGTCCAGGCCTACCGGGACCCCAGCCCGGAGAACATGCGTGCCCTCGTCGAGATCATGACCTACGACAACGCCCGCTTCGCCACCCCCGAGCTCGCCGCCGCGCGCTCCGAGGCCGCGCTGGCCCGCCCCGACCACCTCCAGAACTACGTCGAGGGCCTGGCCCACGGCGCCCCGATCCCGATCAAGGTCGACCGCTCCCTGCTGCCCTCGATCACCGCCCCGACCCTGCTGATCCACGGCCGGGACGACCGGGTGCTGCACTTCGAGGTCTCCCTCAACCTGCTCGCCAACATCCCCGACTCCCGCCTCGTGCTGCTCAACCGGTGCGGGCACTGGGCGATGATCGAGCACGCCGAGGAGTTCAACCGCCTCGTCGTGGACTTCCTGGCCCACGCCGGAGACCGCGCATGA
- a CDS encoding IclR family transcriptional regulator: MSEARPAPGAQTLARGLRALESIAVAPDGLSILELAEMLGVHRSIASRLLATLAEFRMVIRGADGRYRVGSGLAALASGIHSTLRVAAEPVLRELAESLGATIALLVAEGEEAVALSVVAPAQTTYHLSFRAGGRHPLDRAAGGVALLAGMPPRPGEPARVAEARERGYALTFAEVEPGAYGVGVPIPAVPGMPTACVNLITHREEIARTSPPALVAAAARIAASLS; encoded by the coding sequence ATGAGCGAGGCACGTCCGGCGCCCGGTGCGCAGACCTTGGCCCGCGGCCTGCGTGCCCTCGAGAGCATCGCCGTCGCCCCGGACGGGCTGAGCATCCTCGAGCTCGCCGAGATGCTCGGCGTCCACCGCTCCATCGCCTCCCGGCTGCTCGCCACGCTGGCCGAGTTCCGGATGGTGATCCGCGGCGCCGACGGCCGCTACCGGGTCGGGTCCGGGCTGGCCGCCCTCGCCTCCGGCATCCACAGCACGCTGCGGGTCGCGGCCGAGCCGGTGCTGCGCGAGCTCGCCGAGAGCCTCGGCGCCACGATCGCCCTGCTGGTGGCCGAGGGCGAGGAGGCGGTCGCGCTCTCCGTGGTCGCGCCCGCCCAGACGACGTACCACCTCAGCTTCCGCGCCGGTGGGCGTCACCCGCTCGACCGTGCCGCGGGTGGGGTCGCCCTGCTGGCGGGCATGCCGCCGCGTCCCGGCGAGCCCGCGCGGGTCGCCGAGGCCCGGGAGCGTGGCTATGCGCTGACCTTCGCCGAGGTCGAGCCTGGGGCGTACGGCGTCGGCGTACCGATCCCCGCGGTGCCCGGCATGCCGACCGCCTGCGTCAACCTGATCACCCACCGCGAGGAGATCGCGCGCACCTCCCCGCCGGCCCTGGTCGCCGCCGCGGCCCGGATCGCCGCGTCCCTGTCCTGA
- a CDS encoding MFS transporter yields the protein MELTQAIRQNPMSRYQWLVVAICILITMVDGYEILVTSYALPALTEEWALSNGQQGLVASLGTLGMGVGAIFLSPLADRIGRRRHIIGAMVLITVFMSLSGMASSFETFLVFRFISGLFLGAIVPSVNVLVAEFCNQTRRGAVMGVYGIGLPLGAALGGFLSVWLIDSFTWRGPFFFSAILTALLVLLSAAVLPESVSFLVGKRPKGALRSYNRIAARIGVAPAAALPPAPVRAASATFARGLFQGIMLPRTLLLWLAYGTLIASFYFANSLTAKLVAETTGDPEFGITAQSLVAAGGVVGALLFALLARWIHPRLVTGLVMVAGFGIFFAFANYFTNNTMVLILAVLVGLAVNGGLAAYYAISPSIYSLAIRSAAVGLMMGLGRAIAFFAPNIATALQSRGFSPEDLYRLYGGVLAVSAVAVVALHLTYRGQKDAMDLEDAEERALDEARAAQPADGRPVEAAH from the coding sequence ATGGAACTCACCCAGGCAATTCGCCAGAACCCGATGAGCCGCTACCAGTGGCTCGTCGTGGCGATCTGCATCCTGATCACGATGGTCGACGGCTACGAGATCCTCGTGACGTCGTACGCCCTGCCCGCCCTGACCGAGGAGTGGGCGCTGAGCAACGGCCAGCAGGGCCTCGTCGCCTCCCTCGGCACCCTGGGCATGGGCGTGGGTGCGATCTTCCTCAGCCCGCTGGCCGACCGGATCGGGCGCCGGCGCCACATCATCGGCGCGATGGTGCTGATCACCGTCTTCATGAGCCTGTCCGGGATGGCGAGCTCGTTCGAGACGTTCCTGGTGTTCCGCTTCATCAGCGGCCTCTTCCTGGGCGCGATCGTGCCCAGCGTCAACGTGCTGGTCGCGGAGTTCTGCAACCAGACCCGACGCGGCGCGGTGATGGGCGTCTACGGGATCGGCCTGCCGCTGGGCGCCGCGCTCGGCGGCTTCCTGTCGGTGTGGCTGATCGACTCCTTCACCTGGCGCGGGCCGTTCTTCTTCTCCGCCATCCTCACCGCGCTGCTGGTGCTGCTGTCGGCGGCCGTGCTGCCCGAGTCGGTCTCCTTCCTCGTCGGCAAGCGCCCCAAGGGCGCCCTGCGCAGCTACAACCGGATCGCCGCCCGGATCGGCGTCGCGCCCGCCGCGGCCCTGCCGCCCGCCCCCGTGCGCGCCGCGTCGGCGACCTTCGCTCGCGGCCTGTTCCAGGGCATCATGCTGCCGCGCACCCTGCTGCTGTGGCTGGCCTACGGCACGCTCATCGCGTCCTTCTACTTCGCCAACAGCCTCACCGCGAAGCTCGTCGCCGAGACCACCGGGGACCCCGAGTTCGGCATCACCGCGCAGTCGCTGGTCGCGGCCGGCGGCGTCGTCGGCGCCCTGCTGTTCGCGCTGCTCGCCCGGTGGATCCACCCGCGCCTGGTGACCGGGCTCGTGATGGTGGCCGGCTTCGGCATCTTCTTCGCCTTCGCCAACTACTTCACCAACAACACGATGGTGCTGATCCTCGCCGTCCTGGTGGGTCTCGCCGTCAACGGCGGCCTCGCGGCGTACTACGCGATCAGCCCCTCCATCTACTCCCTGGCCATCCGCTCCGCCGCGGTCGGCCTGATGATGGGCCTGGGCCGGGCGATCGCCTTCTTCGCCCCCAACATCGCCACCGCGCTGCAGAGCCGGGGCTTCTCCCCCGAGGACCTCTACCGGCTGTACGGCGGCGTGCTGGCCGTCTCCGCCGTGGCGGTCGTCGCGCTGCACCTGACCTACCGCGGCCAGAAGGACGCGATGGACCTCGAGGACGCCGAGGAGCGGGCGCTCGACGAGGCCCGCGCTGCGCAGCCGGCCGACGGGCGGCCCGTCGAGGCGGCCCACTGA